TTCGCCGGATATCAGAGAGATCGCCACCTTGTACTGCTGAACGTGAGCGCTCCAACCGAAACCAAAAAAGGAGGAAACAATGAGGAAGAAAGGCTGCAGGTCTGCCATCACGGGAAGTGCATTTCCACGAATTCATCTGCGCCGGCTTTGCCTGGCGAGCCTGGCGACAACCGCGCTGGGCATGGCGGCCAATGCATCGGCGGCGCAGCCCGACGGCGTCTCACTCAGCGGCCTGGTAACGGCAGGCCCCACGGTGACGTCGAATGTCGGAGGGGCTTCCCGCTATGGCGTCGACTCCGGCCCGTACCGGCCCAACTACATCGCCATGAACGGTTCCGAGACGCTCTCGCCGGACATGGCGGCGTACTTCAGGCTGGCCGGCCGGTTCTTTGCGGATAACGGCCAGACCGTCGGGCAGCTCTTCAACACCAACGCGATCGTTGGCCTGCGCGGTTCGCTGGGCGACCTCGCCCTGGGATACACGCGGGACTTCATGTTCGATTTCCTGACGATCCCGGGCTTCAGCGGCTCGTGGTTCGGCGGCATCTGGGGCAGCCCGCAGGGGCCGTTCCTGAATTTTGGCGGCGTCTATAGCCCGGCTCGCGTGGGTTCGTTCGACGCCGACCGGACCAACGGCGAAGCGCTGGCCAACGCGGCCAAGTACACCAAGCAGTTCGGGCCGCTCAAGCTCGGCGCGATGTACGCCCTTGGCGAGCGCACCACCTCGATCAACGACGGAAGCACCTATAGCCTCGGCGCACTCTACGAAACCCCGCGCTATGGCGCCGCCGTCGCCTATACGGATTTCAGGGATAGCAGCACGCCGACCAGCCGTGGGCACTTTCAGACGATGGGCCTGGGGGCGAAGTGGAACATTGGAGAATCGACGATTGCCGGGTCCTACACCCGCGTGAGAAACGCGCTCACCAATGGCGCGATCGACACGTTCGGCACTGGTGCGACAGTGCCTGTGGGCGAGAGCTACACGATCAACCTCCACTACCAGTACATGAAGGGCAACGCGGCGCTGCAGGATCGCTACGCGCATCAGGTCCTGCTGAAACTGGACAAGGCACTGTCGCTGAGAACCCATGTCTACCTGCAAGCCGCGTTCCAGAAGGCGGGGGGCACCGCGGATGCGAAGGCCTTTATCAACGGCGCTGCCGGCCCGTCGGACAGCAACAAGCAAGTACTGTCCGGGCTCTTTGTCGAGCACGCATTCTGATCGGAACGAGCGCCTACCATGAAGAATCCCCCATTGCGTGCCGATCCCCTGGACATCTCCGAGGTGATCGACAACATCCCGCCCAATCGACAACGCCGCCGCATCATCGCCATCTGCTTTGCCGTGGTTGCGCTCGAGGGCTTCGATGCGGCCATCATCGGATTCATTGCGCCGCAGGTCGCCACGCACTTCGGCGCGAAGCCTGCCGAGATCTCCGCTGCCATCGCAGCGGGCATGTTCGGGCTGCTGCTCGGCTACATCACTGCGGGAAGCGTGGCCGATACGCGGGGACGAAAGCCTGTGCTTGTGGCCGGCACGCTCGCGTTTGCGCTAGCCACCCTCGCCTCTGCGTTCAGCGCGTCGCTATTCCAGCTGGTGGCATGGCGATGCCTGACCGGTGTGGGCGTCGGCGTGGCGATGCCCGCCGTTGCCGCGCTGCTGGCGGAACTGCTGCCCGCCCGCCGGCGCGCCTCCGCGCTCTCCGGCGTGTTCTGCGGATTCCTGTTCGGTTCTGCCGCGGCGGGCTTCCTGACGGGGCACCTGATCGATGGCATCGGCTGGCAGGGGCTGCTTCTCCTCGGCGGCATCGGGCCGCTGCTGCTCGTTCCCGCCATCCTTGCGCTCTTGCCCGAGTCGCCAGCCTTCCTGGTGCAAACCGGGGCCGGTTCGGGCCGGGTATGCGCCGCGCTGGCCAAGCTAGGCGCGCCCCAGCCTGGCGCAGCGGTGTTCAAGGCCCCCGCGCAGGCGGCCGAGATCACCAAGGGCAGCGTGGCGCAGCTCTTCAGCACGCAGTACCGCTCAACCACGGTGCTGCTCTGGCTGCTGATGTTCCTGATACTGGGCAGCTTCTATGTCATCGCGAGCTGGCTCCCGACCTTGATCAAGAGTACCGGGGAAAGCGTTGCCATGGCCTCCAGGACAGCCTCCCTGTTCCAGTTTGGCGGCCTGGCCGGCGCAGTGGTCGGCGCCTTCGCCATCCGGCGCGTCGCGCCGTTGCGTTTCGTCGGGATCGCCTTGCTGATCGGTGCCGCCAGCCCGCTTCTGATCGCCGCGCCCGATGCCACGGCAGGGTACGCCGCCGCCGTGTTCTGCTCGGGCTTCCTGATCAGCGGGCCCATCGTCGTGCTCAACGCCGTCGCGGTTGCGGCCTACCCCACGCAGATACGTTCCGTGGGCGCGGGCTGGGCCAGCGCGCTCGGCCGCGTGGGATCGTTGGCGGGCGCAGGCTGCGTCGGGCTGTTGATCAAGTCCGGCGTGGGCCTGCCCGAGATCATCGCCGCTGTCAGCGCCACGGTGCTGGTGTGCGCCGTGATCGTACCGTTCCTAATCCGCAAATTACGTGAACCTGGAGTCTGATCCAATGCCTGTCAAAGAGAAATCCGTTGTGGTGTCCTTGTCCATCGGCGCCCTCCGTGGCGAGGCGACCGATGGCGTCTTTGCATTTCGCGGGGTGCCTTATGGCGAGCGAGCCCATGCTGGGAGCCGGCTATCCGAAGTGATGCCGCCGTCCGCATGGACTGGCGAACGCGATGCCACCGCGCTCGGCGCGGTCTTTCCGCAAGCCCCTTCGCGTCTGGCTACGGTCATGGGCAACGGCATCGACCGCAACCCGCAATCCGAAGACGCATTCCTCCTCAATGTGTGGGCGCCGCGGGACGCGGAGCGCCGGCCAGTGTTTTTTTTCATTCATGGCGGCGGCTTTCTCACCGGCGGTGGCACCGCTGCCTGGTATGACGGCGAGCGCATAGCCAGGGAAAGCGGGATGGTGGTGGTCACGGTCAACTACCGGCTTGGCGCGCTGGGCCATTTCACCGATGCCAGCGATGCGCGCGGCGCCAATCGCGCCGTTCGCGACCTGATTCGCGCCCTGGAGTGGGTGCAGGAGCATATCGGCCGGTTTGGCGGCGATCCGGCGTGCGTCACGGTGGGCGGCCAGTCGGCCGGGGCCTACTACGCCTGGTTGCTTGGCGTCAGCCCCGCGTCGAAGGGGCTGCTCCATCGCAACGCCATGTTCAGCCTGCCGGCCCTGCCGCCACTGTCGCCGGACGACGCGTATCGCACGAGCCTCGCATTGCTCGACGCCGCAGGCGCGCAAGACATCGGCGCGTTGTCGGTCAATGACATCCTTGCCGCGCAGGGCCAGTTGATGCGCTCGCGCGCCAGTTTCGGTGCAGTCTCGGTCGGCTTGCGGCCGGTGGCAGAAGAAGGCCTTGTCCCCGACTGGCTCTTCGACCTGCCGCGTGCGGCCAGGCAAGCGCACGTGTCAGCGTCCCTGCTCGGCTTTACGGCTGACGAGAGTAGCGCCTTCATGGCGGCGGCGCCCGAGGTGGTGCAAGCCACCGAGCCCCGGGTCAAAGCCTGGTTCGAAGCCGAATTCGGGACGGATGCGATGAAGTACTATGCCGCCTTTGCCGCCGCGCGCCCTGCTCACACGCCGTACACCCAGATCGTCGATGCGAGCGGGTACAAGCTGTTCGGCGCGGCGGCACGCGAGATCGCCAGCGCTCTCGCCAGCGCGGCCAAGCCTGTCTATCCATACCGGTTCAGCGTACAGAGCCGCGTGCCAAACCTCATGAGCCCGCATTGCCTGGAACTGCCCTTCCTGTTCGGCAACCGCGGCAACTGGCTTGATGCGCCCATGATTGCAGATATCCCTGAAGAGACATTCGAGAACGTGGGCGCCGCCTTCCGCCTGGCCATATCCAGCTTTGTCGCGACGGGCAAGCCAGCCACGCTGTCCGGTGCTGCCTGGCGGCCCTTTGATGTCGCCGAGCCGGGCATCGCGGACATCGCGGATGCCGGCATCTCCTGGCAGCCGTGGCATCCCTTGCTTGCCACGTAGTGCCAGCCATGAGCCGGCTCGGGCATTGCGAGGACCTGAACCTTGGGGCATTCGTCTCGGGCCGACAACACTCCCCCCGCTCTGTGTGGCGGCAGACATTCGCAGCCATCTCCTGGTCCCAGACTCATCCCTGTACGTGACTGGCCCCTGGCACCGTACCTTCGCCCCGCCATGCCCTTTCCCTGGCTGGCGGGGCTCCTTTCATCTCCGGCAGGAAAGCCGTCAAGCCACCGATGCCATCACCGGGCCAGCCGTGCCCCCGGCCACATCCGCACCACCAGGGCCCCGACGGCCGTCGCGGTCGACAACAGTGTCACCGCCATCCAGCCCCAGCGCGCCAGCAGCACGCTGCCCAGCGCGGCGCCGGCCGCCATGCCCACGAACATGCCGACAAACAGCACCGCATTGAGGCGGCTGCGGGCGCCAGGCTCGATGCCATAGACGATGGTCTGGTGCGCGACCAGCGTCACTTGCACACCAAGGTCGAAGCCCAGCGCGCTGGCGCCAATCAGCCACAGCCGTGCGTGCGGTGCGAGCAGCGGCGAGAGCAGCATGCCGGCGAACGAGATCGCGGTCAGCGCGATGCCCAGGCGGGTGACAAGCTCCGGGCCCTTGCGGTCTGCCAGCCGGCCGGCCAGCGGTGCGGCGAGCGCGCCGGCGGCACCGGCCAGGCCGAATGCGCCGGCAGCCGCGCTGCCCAGGTGGAACGGCGCGCCGTGGAGCATCACGGCCAGGGTCGACCAGAATGCGCTGAAGCCAACCGACAGCAGCCCCTGCGACAGCGTCGCCCGGCGCAGCGCGCCGTGCTTCTGCCACAGCTTGCCGAGCGAGCCCAGCAGCGCGCTGTACGCAAGATGGGTGGTGGGCTTGAAGCGCGGCAGGCCGCGCGCGGCCACCACGCCGATCAGCGCAATGCTGGCTGCTGCGATCACGAACATGATGCGCCAGCCGAAGTGCTCGGCCACAAACCCGCTGAGCACGCGCGAGAGCAGGATGCCGAGCAGCAGCCCCGTCATCACGGTGCCGACGACCTTGCCCCGGTGCGACTCGGGCGCCAGCGTGGCGGCGGCCGGCACGATGTCTTGCGCCATCGTCGCGGCCAGCCCGATCGCCAGGCTGGTGGCCAGCAGCAGCCCGATGCCGGAGGCGGCGCCGCTGGCCAGCAGCGCGACGCTGAGCACGGCAGCCTTGGCCAGGATGATGCGCCGGCGGTCGTAGCGGTCGCCTAGCGGCGCCAGCAGCAGGATGCCCAGCGCATAGCCGAGTTGCGTGAGCGTGGGCACCAGGCCGACCGCCGCATCGGACGCGCCGATGTCCGGGCCCAGCACGCCGAGCATCGGCTGGCTGTAGTACAGCGACGCCACGGCAAGGCCAGCGCCCGCGGCAAGCAGCAGGACCAGCCGTGCGGGCAGGCCGGTGGCGGGGGAGTCCGCCGTGTGCGCTGTGCGCGCGGCAGCGGTGGTATGTGTGGCTTGAATGGAAGACATTGCGTTAGCCCTCGGTTGGAAAACATGGCTGGAGTTTGCCGGTGGCCCACGGCACGTGGTAGTACTACACTTCGCACAATGGCTATACGCCAGACGCATGACCAACAGCCGCCATGCCGGAAACCATGAAAACCCTGCCCTCCGCACCAGTCGCACCAGTCGCCCCAGTCGCTCCGGCCACCTCCGCCACGCCTTCCGCCGACCGCGTCGAGCTGATGCAGACCTTCGTGCGGATCGTCGAGGCCGGCAGCCTGTCGGCGGCCGCCGCGCAGCTAGGCACCACCCAGCCCACCATCAGCCGCCGCCTGCAAAGCCTGGAGCGCTCGCTTGGCCTGCGCCTGCTGCAGCGCTCGACCCATGCAATGAAGCTCACCGAGGATGGCGAGCGCTGCTTTGGGCGCGCCAAGGAGCTGGTAGCGGGATGGGAGGCTTTCGAAGCGGACCTGCGCGGCGCCGGTGACGAGCCCGAGGGCACGCTGCGGGTCGTGGTGCCGCATGCCTTCGGGCAGCAGCAGCTGGTGGGGCCGCTGGCGGAGTTCCTGCGCCGTCACTCGCGGGTGACGGTGGAGTGGCTGTTGTATGACCGGACACCGGAGTTCATTGCCGACGGCATCGACTGCGCCATCCACGTGGGCGAGGTGAGCGACCCGTCGGTGGTGGCGATCCGGCTTGCCGAGGTGCCCCGCATCGTCGTTGCCGCGCCTGCCGTGCTGGAAGGCTTGGCGACGCCCTCGCACCCGAACGAGCTGGCCATGCTGCCCTGGCTTTCCCTGCGCACCTTCTATCGCAACGAGGTGACGCTGACCCATGCGGTGACAGGCGAGAGCCAGCGGCTGACGTTCCGCCCGCGCCTGGGCACCGACAGCCTGTATGCGCTGCGCAGCGCGGCGGCGCTGGGACTGGGCGTGGCCGTGGCGTCGGCCTGGCTGATGGCCGAGGATATTGCACAGGGCCGGCTGCTGCACCTGGTGCCCGAGTGGCAGGCATCCTCGCTGCCGATGTACCTGATCTATCCCTATGCGAGCTTTTATCCCGCCAAGCTGCGCCGCTTTGTGGAGACGATGCGGCAATGCGTGCCGGCGACCATGGCAGGCTGAATCCTGGCGCAGCGCAAGCTGCCGCCGGGCGGCAGGCTCAGTATCGAGGGGCTCGGCATCGACCTGCCGGGCCGCTTCGAGCGATAGCCAGAGCCCAGAGCCCAGAAACCAGAGCCACCCCGGCCCCATCAGATCTCGTCCGGCACCCGCTCCAGGTCTTTCATCCACACCACGGACTCCGAATCGCTCGGTGCCCGCCAGTCTCCGCGCGGCGACAGCGAGCCCCCCGACCCCACCTTGGGCCCGTTGGGCACGCACGAGCGCTTGAACTGGCTGGTCCGGAAAAAACGGTCGAGGAAGATGCGCAGATTGCGCTTGATGTCGGCCACCTTGTACACATTGCGCACCACGTCCAGCCCGTCAGGCCAGTTGCCCTTGTCGCGCTCGCCCCATGCGCTCAGGGCAAGGAAGGCGATCTTGGTCGGCGTGAAGCCGAAGCGCAGCGTGTAGTACAGGTTGAAATCCTGCAGCTCATACGGACCGATGAAGTGCTCGGTCTTTTGCTGGGGCGCGTCGGCTGAGTCGCCCGGCACCAGTTCCGGGCTGATCTCCGTGCCAAGCACGTCGAGCAGCACGTCCGAGCCGGCATTGCCGATCTGCCCGGTCTCCGCCACCCAGCGGACCAGGTGCGAGATCAGCGTCTTGGGCACGCTGGCGTTCACGTTGTAGTGCGACATGTGGTCGCCCACGCCATACGTGCACCAGCCCAGGGCCAGCTCGCTCAGGTCGCCGGTGCCGATCACGATGGCGTGGCTGTGATTGGCGAAGCGGAACAGATGGTTGGTGCGCTCGCCCGCCTGTACGTTCTCGAACGTGACGTCGTACACGGGCTTGCCGCACGCATAGGGGTGCTCGAGGTCCTTGAGCATCTCGACGCAGCTTGGCCGGATGTCGATCTCCTTGGCCACGCAGCCCACCACCTCCATCAGCTTGCGCGCCTGGAGCAGCGTGCGCTCGCTGGTGGCAAAGCCCGGCATGGTGATGCCGATGATGTTGGTGCGCGGCAGCTTCAGCCGATCCATGGCCTTGGCGCACACCAGCAGCGCGTGCGTGGAATCCAGCCCGCCGGAGACGCCGATCACCACCTTGGAGATGCCGCTGGACGACAGCCGCTGGACCAGCGCCTGCACCTGGATGTTGTAGACCTCGCTGCAGCGCTCGTCGCGCCGCCGCGCATCGGACGGCACGTAGGGGAAGCGCTCCACCGTCCTGCGCAGCGGCAATGGCTTGTCCAGCGCCGGGTTCATGGCGAAGGAGATCACCTTGAACTTCGCCACCTCCGCGCCATGGCGCCGCACCGAGTGGCCGAACGTGGTCTGGTGCATGCGCTCGCGCGACAGGCGCTCGAGGTCGACATCCGCAAAGGTCAGGTGCGAGCCGTCCGCAAAGCGCTCGGACTCCGCCAGCAGCTCGCCGTTCTCGTAGATCAGCGCCTGCCCGTCCCACGCCAGGTCGGTGGACGACTCGCCCTTGCCCGCCGAGCTGTACAGGTACGCCGCCAGGCAGCGCGCCGACTGCTGGCTGACCAGCTGATGCCGGTAGCCGGACTTGCCGACCACGATGTTGGAGGCCGACAGGTTCACCAGCACGGTCGCGCCCGCCAGCGCCGCGAACGACGACGGCGGGATCGGCACCCACACGTCCTCGCAGATCTCCACGTGGAAGCGCAAGAACGGCACGTCTTGCGCCTCGAACAGCAGGCCGGCGCCAAAGGGCACCTTGCTGCCGCAAAGCGCCACCTCGGTAGCTACCGCGCTATCGGCCGAACTGAACTGGCGCGCCTCGTAGAACTCCCAGTAGTTCGGCAGGTAAGTCTTGGGGACCACGCCAAGGATGCGCCCGCCGGCTACCACCGCCGCGCAGTTGAACAGTTGATGCTCGACCCGCAGCGGCAGCCCCACCACCAGCGTCGCGGCAATCGACCTGGACGCATCGACGATGGCGCCAAGGGCCGCCTCGCAGGCGTCAAGCAAGGCGCGCTGATGGAACAGGTCATCGCAGGTATAGGCGGACAAGCCCAGCTCCGGAAAGGCCACCAGCGCCGCGCCCTGGCTGGCGGCATCCCTGGCCAGCGCGATCGTTTCGGCAGCATTGAAGGCCGGATCGGCCACGCGGCACACCGGCACGCCCACGGCCACGCGGACAAAGCCATGGGCGTAGATATTGAGGAACGGGTTCTTCGTGTCAGTCGTGTCAGTCATGTCAATCATCCTTGCACTGCGCGGTGCAGCGCTTGCGGCGCAAGCCGGGCGGGAAAGTGGGTTGTGCGGTATATGGCGCAATTCTACGACGCGCGCGGGAGGACGTCCCGAAGCAACGAGGCGTTGGCGCGCCACAGTGGTGCGCGTAGTTGCTGGAGACCAGCCCGACGCAAACCCCAAGGACCGGCAAACTGCGCCTGGAAGGCATGATGTCCTTCATGCCTCGGCGCCTGCCGTGGCGCGCCAAGGCGTGGACACGAAATGCCGGACCCTGGGCGCGACGGCGTCACGCCATGTGATTGTGATGTGATTGTGGGATGCGCGCAGGCCAGGACGAAGGGAACCGAAGCCGCACGGCGCCGCACGGCTGCGGTAATAACCCTGCCGCCGTGTGTGCGCGCACGCTGCACTATCATGTCGGTCATCCGAAGATGGCTTCACATGAAACTCTCATCCGTCGTACGCTGCCTCGCGGCGATCTCGTTGCTTGGGGTGGCGCTGGCAGGCATGCCGGCCCGGGCCAACGCCAATACCGGCGCCGCCCCCGGCGGCGACTTCCCGCAGCGGCCAATCCGCCTGGTGGTGACCTTTCCGCCGGGCGGCGGCACCGATACCCTGGCGCGCGTGATCGGCACGGAACTTGGGCGCAGCCTCGGCCAGGCCGTGGTGGTGGACAACCGGCCCGGCGCCAGCGGCAATATCGGCGCGGAGCTGGTGGCAAGGAGCCCGGCGGATGGCTATACCCTGCTGGTGGTCAACAGCAGCTTCGCCATCAATCCCGGCGTGTTCCGCAAGCTGCCCTTCGAGCCTGGCAAGGACTTCAGCGCGGTCATCGCATTTGCCTCGGTGCCGTCCGTGATCGCCGTGCCGGAACACTCCCCGATCCATGGTTTCAAGGACCTGATCGCTGCGGGCCGCTCGGGCAAGCCGCCCAGCTATGCGTCGTGCGGCAACGGCACGCCGCAGCACCTGGCAGGCGAGTTGCTGAAGATCTCGGCAAGGACCGATCTGCTGCACATTCCCTACAAGGGATGCGCTCCCGCCATGACCGACGTGCTGGGCGGCCAGGCGGACGTCAGCATCAACACGCTCACCAACACCCTGCCCTACCTCAAGACCGGCAAGCTGCGCGCGCTGGCGGTCACGTCCCGTGGCCGCTCGCCATTCCTGCCCGAGGTGCCGGCGGTCAGCGAGCTTGGCCTGCCGGGCTACGACGTCGACCAGTGGTTCGGCATCCTGGCGCCAGCGGGCACGTCGCCCGAGGTTGTGCAAAAGCTCAACCTGGAAATCGCCAGGGTCATTGCCAGGCCCGAGGTCAGGGCCAACCTGGCGAACCTGGGATTCGCCACCACCCACAGCACGCCAGCGCAATTCCAGCGGGTGGTGAACGCCGATATCGCGCGATGGACCAAGCTGGCCCTGCGGATCGGCCTCAAGGCTGACTGATGCAAATCGATGCAAGCACAGGACAACGTCAGCACAAGGGCTCGGCCTGCGGGTAAGCCGGGGCCTGCGGCCATGGCCTGAAGCCCACGGCCTTGCGGCCTGCCTGCACAGCGCCGAAGTCGCTCGCGTCCAGGCTGGCGGCAAGCAGCTTGCCGAAGGCGTTCAGCAAGACATCGGAGGTCAGCCCGGAGGGGCCGGCCAGCGCCGGGCAGATGATCCAGGTGGTGTCGTCGCGCGTAAACACCCGCAGTGATTTCACCAGGTCAGCGGGCTGCAGCTTCTCGTCCCGCACCGCCGCGTAGTCCAGCGCGAACGCGTTGACGAAATCTTCCGTATGCCTGTGGCCCAGGCACACCACCACCTTGGGCCGCCAATGCGCGCACATCTCCGCCAGGAAGCGGAAGCGTCCGCCGTGCCGGCACAGATCCAGGTAGCGCTCCTTGGGCACCAGCGCCGGCTGGCCGCGGAACACAGTGGACCAGGGGGTCTGGCCATCGAGCTGCATGGGCAGGGGAAACAGATTGAGCTTGAACTCGGCCCCGCAGGCGGCATACAGGTGGTGCTCGTAGTACGGCTTCCAGTCGGCATCGGTATCGCTCAAGTCCAGCACCTCGGCGCGGGCGGCGGCCATGATGCGGGCAATGCGCTGGTGGCTAAGCCATTTGCCCATGCTGGCGCGGTGCGCGGCGCGAAACGCTGCGTCCCAGGCCAGCGGCGCCAGGCGCGGCTTGAGTGGCGCGCGCAGGTGCTCGGACCAGGGGTGCGGGCTCCTGTCGCAAAACCAGACCGAGGCCCGCGGATTGCCCCCCTCCATCCCCACATATGAAGCAAAGTAAGTGTCCAGTTCCTCTCGTGTGAACACCGTGGTGTTTTCCATGCTGCCCCCCTGATTGCCTGGTGGGTCCCCTCTTCAGCTCTTGCCGCAGCGTGCCGCCGCCCGTGGGGGCCGCGCGTGCCGTTGCGATCGTTCGCCGGATATCCCGCGCCGGCCAGGGCTGGCGCTGAATCGTTCCGGGCATTGGTGGTGCGCCGTGCGTGGTGCGTGCTGGCTGGCCTTGGCTATCAGCTTGCCTGCTGGTCAGCCTTTCCGGCCTTGAGCATCTCGGCAATCTCGATCGCGGAGGCCGGTGCGAATTGCGCTACGCAGGAACGCGTCAGCGCCAGCGTGTACGAGAACGCCATGGCGCGGTCCTCGAACGTGCGGTTGAGCATGAAGTGCGCGGCAGGCACCTGGCCGTCGGCCAGCTTTGACAGGCGGACCAGCGCTCCCCAGCTGCCATCCTCCACCCGCAGGATATCCACCTCGATGGCATATCCGGCCTCGATATACGTCCTGGCCGGGCCTGCCAGCCGGCGTTCCGGTTTGTCGAGCACCATCTCGTTCCTCCACGATTCAGGTCGATTTGAGACAACCACGGCCACGCACGGCGTGCGTGGCCCCATCGGCCCATGGCAGCGGGCTCCCCCCGCGGCCATGGGCATGCAACGCGTGCGTCAGCGTCAGCCGCGCCTTGGCGCGAGCGCGCCCGCCAGCCGGTTGGCGGCTGGCGGTTTCGCGGTGGAATGGCGCACCACCAGCCCGCTGGGAAAGCACAGGCGGACCGGCGCTTCTTCCGGTTGCGCCAGCCTCAGCATGACCCGCCGCACCATGGCTTGCGCCATCTCGCCAAAAGGCATGGCCACGGAGGTCAGCGCGGGATTGGTGTACGAGCACATGCTGATGTCGTCCATGCCGATCACCGAGACATCGGCCGGCACCGACAAGCCAGCCTGGTGCAGGCCGGACATCAGCCCGATCGCCATCATGTCGTTGACGGCGACCAGCCCGGTGGGGCGCGTGCTGACCTGCGCCAGCTGCCCCGCCAGGACCTGGCCCAGTTCCGCCAGTTCGGCATCGCCGTAATGCGCGGCGGGCGGGCACTCTATCACCACCGCGTCGCCCAGCCCGGCCTCTTTCACCGCCGCCTGGAAACCGGCGATCTTGCTCGCGCGGCTTACCGTGCGCCCGGCGGGCATGACAAAGGCGATGCGCCGGTGGCCCAGCTCGAGCAGGTGCGACGCGGCCAGGTGGCCCGCCTGGAAGTTGTCGGGCGCCACATGATCGATGCACGCCGGCATGTTCGGGTCGACGCCACCGTCGTAGCTGACCATGGCCAGCCCCTGCCGGGTCGCCACCTCGAAATGCCGCTCGCCGGTGAGTGACGACACGATGATCACGCCGTGCACGCCGAACGAGAGCAAGTCATCGAGCATGCGCGACTCCTGCTCCCGGTCCCGGTTGGTATTGCCCAGCAGCACGCGGTAGCCGGTCTGGCGCTGTGCCTCGGCCTCGATCTTCAGCGCGAGCTGGCCGTACATGGGGTTGGCGGTGGATGGCACCAGCAACCCCAGCATCGGCGTCTGGCCGGTCTTGAGCTGGCGCGCGACCTGGCTGGGCCGGAAGCCGAGCGTGCGGATGGCCTCCCGCACCCGCTCGAACGTGGCGGGATTGAGCCGTTCGGTGCGTCCGTTGAGCACGTTGGAAACGGAGCTCACGGATACGTTCGCCAGTCTGGCGACATCTTGTATGGTTGCCATTATCGGGATCTCATGCCAGCGTCATCAGGCGGGATAGCCATGGCGTCAGCGATGGCAACAGGATCGTCAACAGCAAGACCAGCAGCAGCAAGGCGAGGTATTTCAGCAACGGCCCCGCCACCTGCTCCGTGCGCGTGCCGGCCATCGCACAAGGGGCGACCGGCCCCAGGCCCAAGGGCGGCATGCACAGGCCAAAGCCCATGGCGATCACCATCACCGTGCCGAAGTGTAGCGGATGCACGCCGGCCTGCTGGCCAATGGAGATGAGCAGCCGGCACGAGCAGCAGGCCGAACAGGATCAGCGCCGGCGGCAAAGGCCAGGTATTAAGCGTTTCCGTAAAACGATTTACTAAATCGATTTACCCAGCATAGATGGTCGTGAGGCAAATGCAAGGGCGACGCCTTGCCGGATACCGCCGCCATCGCGGCGGTATCCGGCTGCGCATTCTGAAGGAAGTGATTCAGGCTTTGACCGCCTTG
The Cupriavidus basilensis DNA segment above includes these coding regions:
- a CDS encoding carboxylesterase family protein — its product is MPVKEKSVVVSLSIGALRGEATDGVFAFRGVPYGERAHAGSRLSEVMPPSAWTGERDATALGAVFPQAPSRLATVMGNGIDRNPQSEDAFLLNVWAPRDAERRPVFFFIHGGGFLTGGGTAAWYDGERIARESGMVVVTVNYRLGALGHFTDASDARGANRAVRDLIRALEWVQEHIGRFGGDPACVTVGGQSAGAYYAWLLGVSPASKGLLHRNAMFSLPALPPLSPDDAYRTSLALLDAAGAQDIGALSVNDILAAQGQLMRSRASFGAVSVGLRPVAEEGLVPDWLFDLPRAARQAHVSASLLGFTADESSAFMAAAPEVVQATEPRVKAWFEAEFGTDAMKYYAAFAAARPAHTPYTQIVDASGYKLFGAAAREIASALASAAKPVYPYRFSVQSRVPNLMSPHCLELPFLFGNRGNWLDAPMIADIPEETFENVGAAFRLAISSFVATGKPATLSGAAWRPFDVAEPGIADIADAGISWQPWHPLLAT
- a CDS encoding MFS transporter — encoded protein: MSSIQATHTTAAARTAHTADSPATGLPARLVLLLAAGAGLAVASLYYSQPMLGVLGPDIGASDAAVGLVPTLTQLGYALGILLLAPLGDRYDRRRIILAKAAVLSVALLASGAASGIGLLLATSLAIGLAATMAQDIVPAAATLAPESHRGKVVGTVMTGLLLGILLSRVLSGFVAEHFGWRIMFVIAAASIALIGVVAARGLPRFKPTTHLAYSALLGSLGKLWQKHGALRRATLSQGLLSVGFSAFWSTLAVMLHGAPFHLGSAAAGAFGLAGAAGALAAPLAGRLADRKGPELVTRLGIALTAISFAGMLLSPLLAPHARLWLIGASALGFDLGVQVTLVAHQTIVYGIEPGARSRLNAVLFVGMFVGMAAGAALGSVLLARWGWMAVTLLSTATAVGALVVRMWPGARLAR
- a CDS encoding MFS transporter encodes the protein MKNPPLRADPLDISEVIDNIPPNRQRRRIIAICFAVVALEGFDAAIIGFIAPQVATHFGAKPAEISAAIAAGMFGLLLGYITAGSVADTRGRKPVLVAGTLAFALATLASAFSASLFQLVAWRCLTGVGVGVAMPAVAALLAELLPARRRASALSGVFCGFLFGSAAAGFLTGHLIDGIGWQGLLLLGGIGPLLLVPAILALLPESPAFLVQTGAGSGRVCAALAKLGAPQPGAAVFKAPAQAAEITKGSVAQLFSTQYRSTTVLLWLLMFLILGSFYVIASWLPTLIKSTGESVAMASRTASLFQFGGLAGAVVGAFAIRRVAPLRFVGIALLIGAASPLLIAAPDATAGYAAAVFCSGFLISGPIVVLNAVAVAAYPTQIRSVGAGWASALGRVGSLAGAGCVGLLIKSGVGLPEIIAAVSATVLVCAVIVPFLIRKLREPGV
- a CDS encoding LysR family transcriptional regulator, giving the protein MKTLPSAPVAPVAPVAPATSATPSADRVELMQTFVRIVEAGSLSAAAAQLGTTQPTISRRLQSLERSLGLRLLQRSTHAMKLTEDGERCFGRAKELVAGWEAFEADLRGAGDEPEGTLRVVVPHAFGQQQLVGPLAEFLRRHSRVTVEWLLYDRTPEFIADGIDCAIHVGEVSDPSVVAIRLAEVPRIVVAAPAVLEGLATPSHPNELAMLPWLSLRTFYRNEVTLTHAVTGESQRLTFRPRLGTDSLYALRSAAALGLGVAVASAWLMAEDIAQGRLLHLVPEWQASSLPMYLIYPYASFYPAKLRRFVETMRQCVPATMAG
- a CDS encoding porin — protein: MRKKGCRSAITGSAFPRIHLRRLCLASLATTALGMAANASAAQPDGVSLSGLVTAGPTVTSNVGGASRYGVDSGPYRPNYIAMNGSETLSPDMAAYFRLAGRFFADNGQTVGQLFNTNAIVGLRGSLGDLALGYTRDFMFDFLTIPGFSGSWFGGIWGSPQGPFLNFGGVYSPARVGSFDADRTNGEALANAAKYTKQFGPLKLGAMYALGERTTSINDGSTYSLGALYETPRYGAAVAYTDFRDSSTPTSRGHFQTMGLGAKWNIGESTIAGSYTRVRNALTNGAIDTFGTGATVPVGESYTINLHYQYMKGNAALQDRYAHQVLLKLDKALSLRTHVYLQAAFQKAGGTADAKAFINGAAGPSDSNKQVLSGLFVEHAF